The DNA window GTTTCCTATAAATTTTAATATATTTTTTTCAAAAGTTACTTTTACAGTTCTCTCATGCTCTTTTAAATCTAAACCTTTTTTATCTGTAAATCTACTTACATCATATGTTCCACTAATTTCTAATAAAGTTTTTTCTATATCTTCAATAGATCTTTTTATTCTTTTCTTAGGATATCTATATAAGTATTCTCTTTTTTCAATATATTCTGGAAAAGAAAGATTTGGAAAAGTTTTCTCCACTTTTCTTATAAAAATAGACTCTTTCATTTTTTCGTTAAATTTAAATATAATCTCTTTTAAATTTCCTTGGAAATTGCTACTCACATAAAGAAGATTTCTTTCTGCTGAAACTTTAGAATCTGTTCTTCCACCTTGTTGAATCCCTTTGGCCCAAGTAAATCCTAGTTCATTCATTACTCTTCTAAACTCACCTTTTACAGTTGTTTTTCCAGCCATTTCATCAAAAGAATGAAATTTTTCACCGTTATAAAATACGGTAAATATATAACCCCATTTATCGGTTTTTTCTACACCTCTAAAATTCATTACTCTCCTCTTTTTCTAACTATATGACATCTTCTACATCTTGCTTCATAACTTTCACTAGCTCCAACTAAAACTATTGGATCATCCTCATATGCAGGTTCTCCATCTACAAGTCTTTGAGTTCTTGAAGCTGGATTACCACAACAAGCACAAATTGCATTAAATTTATCTACATATTCAGCTTTTGCCATTAATCTATCCATTGGTTTAAATGGTTCTCCTCTAAAATCTTGATCTAAACCAGCCACAACTACTCTCTTCCCTTCATCTGCTAATTCTTCACAAAACTCAGCTACTCCCTCTCCAAAAAACTGAACCTCATCTATCCCTATAACTTTTACATCTTTATATCTTGTTTCAATTATTTCTCTCATTTCTTCAACTGTTGAAGCTGGAATTGCTTCTATAAAAGCCTGACTATGAGAAGCTACTTTTGTATCATCATATCTATCATCGCTAGCATGCTTAAAAACTAATATTTTTTGATTTGCATACTTCGCTCTTCTCATTCTTCTTATAAGTTCTTCACTTTTTCCAGAGAACATACTCCCTGTAACAACTTCTATCCAACCCATTCCTTCTGTTAACAATAAATGCATTGCACTATTCCTCCATCACTTACTATTTTTTACCTATTTTCTATTATAACATAATTATCACATCAAAACAAAGTTATAAATTCTTCCAAATAAAAAAGTAGCTACAGTAGCTACTTTTAATTTTTTTATTTTTCTTCTACGTATCCTAACTCTTTTAAGAATGGTTTTTTCTTTCTCCAATCATCCTTTACTTTTACCCATAACTCTAAGTAAATTTGTACTCCAAGTAAGTTTTCAATCTCTTTTCTTGATTCAGTACCAATCTCTTTTAGCATTTTTCCTTGTTTTCCAATTATAATTCCTTTTTGAGAATCTCTTTCAACATAAATATTAATATCAAATTTATCTTTTCCATTATCTCTTCTAGTTACATTTATAATTTCAATTGCTACAGAGTGTGGTATCTCATCCCTTGTTCTTTCTAATATTTTTTCTCTAACAACTTCTGTTATTATTCTATACATAGGCATATCTGTATACATATCATCTGGATAATATTTCATTCCATCTTCTAAAAATGGATCTAATGCTTCTAGTAATTTTGGAACTCCAATAGCATACTGACCTGCAATTTCAACTATTGCATCAAAATCTCCTAGTTTTTCTGCTATTTCTTTTCTTTTCTCAATTAACTCTTCATCGTTTATTTTATCTATTTTATTTACAATTAAAACTCTTGGAGTTTTCTTTGCTTCTTTTACTTTTTCCCAAACAAACAAGTCTCCAGTGCTTATTTCCTGAGAAGCATCTATTACCATTGCAATAACGTCTACATCTCTTAACACTCTTAAAGCACTATTTGTCATATGTTCTCCTAATAAGTGCTTTGGTTTATGAATACCTGGAGTATCCACAAAAATATATTGATTATCATTAAAGTTTAAAATTCCTTTTATTGTATCTCTAGTTGTTCCTGCTTTATCAGAAACAATCGCTACCTTTTCATTTACAAGTTTATTTATTAGTGTAGATTTTCCTACATTAGGTCTTCCTACAACAGCTATAAATCCAGCTTTCACTTTTAATCATCTCCTATTCCAATTTTAAAATACTTTTCTTTCAAGTCTAAAAAAAATTGTTCGTCATTTATTTCATCGTTATATTTTACCATAGTTTTTAAAGTATTTCTCAACATATTTGGAGTTATCTCTCTTTCAATACCACACTTTTTCCCTAAAGCTATAAATCTAGCTCTAAATGATTGTCTACTAAATCCAAAAAATACTAAATTACTATTTCCACCAAACAGTTTATCTCTAACATTCTTTACATAATATTCTAAATCTTTTGATACTTCTTCAGATATTTGAATCTTTTCTCCTTTATCATCATTAAATATATACTCATATGAAGACATTTCCAAATCAGATATTTGAATTTTTAGTATATCATTTATCGAAAGATTTGTTTCTACTAAAAGCTTTATAACTAATCTATCTCTAGTTCCTTTATAGTCTTTTGTACATGTATCTAAGATGTTATTAATCTCCCAAAGTTCTAATGTTTCTAATTCTCTTTCAGGAGCTTTTTCTATAGTTATTCCTTCAGTTGGATTATCATCTATCATTCTTTTTTCTAATAAATATTTATAAAAAGTTTTTATTGTACTTATTTTTCTAATTATTGAATTCGGTTGATAATTTTTCTTTAAAAATTCTATATATTTTAATATATCTTCTTTTTTAATTTCTAACAAATCTTTTTCTATAAACTCTTCAAAATCTTTTATATCTCCACGATATAATTCTAAAGTTTCTTTTTTTAATCCCTTTGAATCTGATTTATATTTTATAAAATTTTTTAACAATTCCATTATATATCACCCAACAATTCTTTTGCATGTTCTATTACTGCTTCTGAAATATTTTTTCCTGCTAGCATTCTTGCTATCTCTTGAACTCTCTCATTTTCATCTAATTCTTTTACTTGTGTTATAGTTTTATTATCTATTAATTTTTTTTCTATATAAAATTGTTGAGATGCCTTTGCTGCTATGGCCGGAGAATGAGTTATACTCATAACTTGAGCGCTCTGTCCAATCTCTTTTAATTTGTTTGCAATTTTTCTAACTGTTTCTCCTCCAACTCCCGTATCTATTTCATCAAATATTAAAATTGGAATGTTATCCACTTTAGAAAAAATAACTTTAATAGCTAGCATTATTCTACTAACCTCTCCACCAGAAGCAACTTTCCATAAAGGTTTTAATCCCTGACCAACATTGGTAGAAATCATGAATTCAACTTGATCAACACCATTAAACGTCATTGAATTTGATTTTTCAAATTCAATTTTAAAATGTGCATCACTCATATTAAGTTCTTTTAATTCAGCTTGTAAATTATCTTCTATCAATTTTGCTTTTATTTTTCTAATGGCACTTAATTCATTAGCTAAAATATAGTACTTCTCTTTAGCTTCATTTTTTTCTTTTTCTAGTTTTTTCACTTGGAAACTATTTTCATCTAAAAGTTGCAGTTTTTCATTTATTTTGTCTCTATATTCTAATATTTCAGAAATTTCGTCTCCATATTTAGATTTCAAACGATTAATTGCATCTAATCTTGAAATTACTTTTTCTAGTCTCATATCGTCAGCTTCTATATCATCATTTAAATCTCTTATTGAATCTACACAATCTTGAAGATCATAATAAACTCTTTCTAACCTCTCTAAATTTTCTTGAAACTCTTTTCCATACTTTGATATTATTTCTAAATTTTTTCTACTGTTATATATTATACTTAAAGCATTCTTTTCATCATCTTTTAATAAGTTTTCAGTTAAAGATAATTTTTCTTTTATTTTTCCTGCGTGAAATAGCTTTTTATATTCCTCTTCTAACTTTTCATCTTCACCATCTTTTAAAGAAACTTTGTCTATTTCTTGAAGTTGAAATTCATAAAACTCTTTTTTTTCCAAGGTCTCTCTTTTATTTTTTTCAACATCTTGAATTCTACGCTCTAAACTAGAATACTCATTATAAATAACTTCTAATTGTTTCTTTAGATCAATTCCATCTTGTCCTAAAAATCTATCTAATAATTTTAAATGATTATTTTTATTTAATAACATCTGATGAGAATGTTGACCTACAATATCTACTAGAGTTCCCATTATCTCTTTTAAGCTAGACATTGGAACTCTTATATTATTCACAAAGGCTTTCCCTTTTCCATTTTTATCAATGTGTCTTCTTACAATCACTTCATTATCTTCAGCTTCAATTCCCATTTCTTTTAGTTCTGCTTCCTGTTCGTCATTAACAGCAAAAACTCCTTGAGCTAAAAGATAATCCTCTCCATCACGAACCATATCAGCATTAGCTTTTTCTCCAATTAAAAGGTTTATTCCACTTAAAATAATAGATTTACCCGCTCCTGTTTCTCCTGTTAGAACAATTAAACCATTTTTAAACTCTAAGTCTACCTTTTCTATTATGGCTAAGTTTTCTATTTTTAACTCTTTTAACATAGATTATCTCCCCATTTTAACTTATCTCTCAAAATTCCATAGTAATCTCTATCTTCTGGCAAAATCAGATTTATTTTCTTTTCAGAATAATATATTAAAACATTTTCTGTATCTTGTAAATCTCTTTCTATTTCGCCATCCACTATTATACAACCTTTTTGCTCTGGATTTAAAGTTAAAATCAACTTTTCTTCTCCACTTATTATTATTGGTCTTGTTGCCAGGTTATGTGGAGCTAAAGGTGTTACTACCATAGCCTTTATTTGAGGCATTACTATTGGTCCTCCAGCTGATAAAGAATATGCCGTTGATCCTGTTGGAGTAGCTACAATTATGCCATCTGCTTTATAGTTACATATTTTTGTTTTTTCTGTACTCATGAAGATATTTAAAATTTTTGAACTAGCCATTTTTTTAGAAATAACAACCTCATTTAAAACATCTATTTCCTCATCTCTTATAATCACTTTTAGCAGTTGTCGACTCTCTCTTTTTATTTTTCCCAATAAATAATTTTCGAAAGTTGGTTCAAATTCTTCTGCTTTTATTTCTGTTAAAAAACCTAATGATCCTGCATTAACAGCAAAAACATCTATATTTTTATTTTTGATTAAAGTTTTAGATGCTCTTAAAAGTGTTCCATCTCCTCCTATAACAACTGCAAAATCTGCTTTTAATATATAAGTTTCAGGAACTATTTCAATTTTTTTTTTGAAAAAAAAACTTTTAAACTCATTGTATAATTTTATTGCTTCTTTTTTATCTTCGTTATAAATTATAGTTCCTTTCATTTTTCCTCCATTAAAATAAATTTTCTGGATTTATTGGTTTTAAATTAAATCTAACTTCGTAATAAAGATTAGCTTTACTGTCTGTATTTAATCCAAGCACTCCTATATCTTGACCTTTCTTTACTTGTTGATTTAATTTTACTCCTACAGCTATTAAATTTCCATATACTCCTATTGTATTGTATCCATAATCAATCATTACAACATTATTTAATCCCTGGAATTTATCAGCATAAATAACCTTACCACCCATTGCTGATTTAACTTTTTCTCCCATTTTTCCAGCAATCTCTATCCCATTACTTATTACTTCTCCATTTTTTTTCTCTTTAAACTTTACAACAGTTCTTCCTGAAATTGGTTTTAAAAATTTTCCTAAATTTGCAACTGCTGTATGCAGTTTAACATTTTTGGATGAAACACTTCTTGCTTTAATTATTTTTTCTATTTCTTTTTCTATATTTTTCTTTT is part of the Candidatus Cetobacterium colombiensis genome and encodes:
- the recN gene encoding DNA repair protein RecN, whose translation is MLKELKIENLAIIEKVDLEFKNGLIVLTGETGAGKSIILSGINLLIGEKANADMVRDGEDYLLAQGVFAVNDEQEAELKEMGIEAEDNEVIVRRHIDKNGKGKAFVNNIRVPMSSLKEIMGTLVDIVGQHSHQMLLNKNNHLKLLDRFLGQDGIDLKKQLEVIYNEYSSLERRIQDVEKNKRETLEKKEFYEFQLQEIDKVSLKDGEDEKLEEEYKKLFHAGKIKEKLSLTENLLKDDEKNALSIIYNSRKNLEIISKYGKEFQENLERLERVYYDLQDCVDSIRDLNDDIEADDMRLEKVISRLDAINRLKSKYGDEISEILEYRDKINEKLQLLDENSFQVKKLEKEKNEAKEKYYILANELSAIRKIKAKLIEDNLQAELKELNMSDAHFKIEFEKSNSMTFNGVDQVEFMISTNVGQGLKPLWKVASGGEVSRIMLAIKVIFSKVDNIPILIFDEIDTGVGGETVRKIANKLKEIGQSAQVMSITHSPAIAAKASQQFYIEKKLIDNKTITQVKELDENERVQEIARMLAGKNISEAVIEHAKELLGDI
- a CDS encoding pseudouridylate synthase, encoding MNFRGVEKTDKWGYIFTVFYNGEKFHSFDEMAGKTTVKGEFRRVMNELGFTWAKGIQQGGRTDSKVSAERNLLYVSSNFQGNLKEIIFKFNEKMKESIFIRKVEKTFPNLSFPEYIEKREYLYRYPKKRIKRSIEDIEKTLLEISGTYDVSRFTDKKGLDLKEHERTVKVTFEKNILKFIGNSFMPKQVRNMAGYILTGEIETFPGKYLTLENVYLKDELKNKIIILNTDINVSGVEKIEKTLDGEISIFYVKKENKGKVIGKNASNIKSLRKEFGNIVIREI
- a CDS encoding NAD(+)/NADH kinase; amino-acid sequence: MKGTIIYNEDKKEAIKLYNEFKSFFFKKKIEIVPETYILKADFAVVIGGDGTLLRASKTLIKNKNIDVFAVNAGSLGFLTEIKAEEFEPTFENYLLGKIKRESRQLLKVIIRDEEIDVLNEVVISKKMASSKILNIFMSTEKTKICNYKADGIIVATPTGSTAYSLSAGGPIVMPQIKAMVVTPLAPHNLATRPIIISGEEKLILTLNPEQKGCIIVDGEIERDLQDTENVLIYYSEKKINLILPEDRDYYGILRDKLKWGDNLC
- a CDS encoding tyrosine-type recombinase/integrase, with product MELLKNFIKYKSDSKGLKKETLELYRGDIKDFEEFIEKDLLEIKKEDILKYIEFLKKNYQPNSIIRKISTIKTFYKYLLEKRMIDDNPTEGITIEKAPERELETLELWEINNILDTCTKDYKGTRDRLVIKLLVETNLSINDILKIQISDLEMSSYEYIFNDDKGEKIQISEEVSKDLEYYVKNVRDKLFGGNSNLVFFGFSRQSFRARFIALGKKCGIEREITPNMLRNTLKTMVKYNDEINDEQFFLDLKEKYFKIGIGDD
- the era gene encoding GTPase Era; this encodes MKAGFIAVVGRPNVGKSTLINKLVNEKVAIVSDKAGTTRDTIKGILNFNDNQYIFVDTPGIHKPKHLLGEHMTNSALRVLRDVDVIAMVIDASQEISTGDLFVWEKVKEAKKTPRVLIVNKIDKINDEELIEKRKEIAEKLGDFDAIVEIAGQYAIGVPKLLEALDPFLEDGMKYYPDDMYTDMPMYRIITEVVREKILERTRDEIPHSVAIEIINVTRRDNGKDKFDINIYVERDSQKGIIIGKQGKMLKEIGTESRKEIENLLGVQIYLELWVKVKDDWRKKKPFLKELGYVEEK
- a CDS encoding thymidine kinase, whose product is MHLLLTEGMGWIEVVTGSMFSGKSEELIRRMRRAKYANQKILVFKHASDDRYDDTKVASHSQAFIEAIPASTVEEMREIIETRYKDVKVIGIDEVQFFGEGVAEFCEELADEGKRVVVAGLDQDFRGEPFKPMDRLMAKAEYVDKFNAICACCGNPASRTQRLVDGEPAYEDDPIVLVGASESYEARCRRCHIVRKRGE